TATATTCGGGGTGAAAAGTATGAAATTATCCCCAAATCTTGCGGTTTTACATGGCTCTACGAAGCCGCATTACCGTATGTGGAAGCTGTATTCTACCGCACCGCTCCCTTCCGGGGTACAAAATCTTACAATGCTCAGGCAAAGCAAGTTCCTGAAAATCAGAAAGATTTCCACTATGGAATTCTCTATGCTGATGTATTTCCGGTGGGGAATGCTGGCATTCCGCCGACATTATTAATGCAGGATATGCTACATTTTCTGCCACCCTATCTCGTAGATTACTATCGTCAACACTGCCGGGGTGAAGATGATATGTTAATCCAATTAGGGATTACTTTCCAACGCTCGATGTACTGCGTTACTTCTGCTGTCATCCAAGCATTGCGAACTGCACTTCTCTATCCTTTAGATGACTCCAATCCAAAGCATTTACAAGCAAATCGGGAGTTTTTTGAAGCTCAGATAGATCGCTTCAAGCGTCCTGAAGCTCGTTTGCGGGATATTCAGCAGTCGGATTATCGATAGGAGTTCCCCCCAAATCCCCTTCAACAAAGGGGGTTTTTAAAAGGGAGCGATCGCAAGTGAATGCCTTAATTCCTCCAACACACCTCAAATAGGGTTGTTAAAAAGGGAGCGATCGCTCCCTTTTTTTATTTAACCCATCAAAATTACCGTGTCGATAACGTGAATCACGCCGTTATCCGCTTCGATATCTGGTGCGAGAACTGTGGCATTTTTCACCTCAAAACCATCAGAACAATCAATTCTGATAGGTGAACCTTCAACTGAGGTGACAGAAGTCAGCTTCTCTAAATCGGCTTTCATTAACTTGCCAGGAACGACATGATAAGTAAGAATTCTGGCAAGTTGGGGAATATTTTGTACCAAGGTTTGAATCGTTCCGGGTGGTAGTTTTGCAAAGGCATCATCATTCGGTGCAAAGACCGTAAAAGGGCCGGGACTTTTCAGCGTATCCACCAACCCCGCCGCTTGGACAGCAGTTACTAAAGTTTTGAAAGAACCCGCACCAACGGCAATATCAACAATGTCAGCCATCTGTTCTCACTTAATAGATTGTATGGAAAAAGCTCTGATAACAGTTTAGGGTGAGCCTTGCCAATATTATTGGATTGGCTATCGGCGATCGCTTTAAATCTTTAATGTTCGTTAAAAAAAGTTGTAATCTCTTGCTCACCTAGATTTAATTCACGTAGAAAGAACCACCTGATTGCGTCCGCGTCGTTTGGCTTCATAGAGAGCTTTATCTGCGGCTTCATTGAGTTGTGTCGCTTCATTGACGTTGGGAAAGACAGCGATGCCACAGCTAAAAGTAACCGAAAACTCAGCACCGTCAGACTGCTGCCGAACTTGTGCAAAACCCTCGCGGATTCGATTGAGAACTTGTACGGCTGTTGCACCATCTGTATGCGGGAGAATAGCCGCAAACTCTTCTCCGCCATAACGACCCGTGATATCAGTTTTACGCAAACGCTGCTGTAACAGACGGGATAAACTTTTCAGTACGCGATCGCCTGTCAGATGGCCATAAGTATCGTTCACTGACTTAAAATCATCAATATCAATCATGGCAAAGGCAAGGTGCGTATTTTCCCGCTGACCTCGTTGCACCTCAATACTGAGTTGCTCTTTAATCGTCGTATGATTGAGCAGCCCAGTCAGACTATCGCGCACCATCACCGAACGTAAAAGACGCGATCGCTGCACTCGCGGCATCACCGACGCAATCAGATGATTTGGCTGGATCGGCTTGGTTAAAAAATCATCCCCGCCTAGCTGAATCGCCGCTAGCTGCTTATTCAGATCCGTCTCCATCGACAGAAACACAATCGGAATGCCCACATAAGCCGGTTGCTGACGGATCACCGCTGCCAGTTCCACTCCATCGCATCCCGGCATATACATATCCATCAAAATTAGATCCGGTCTGAACTCAATTAAAGGCGGCATCACCTGCAACGGATCTGTCACGACCAGCGCCGTCATTCCCGCCTGTTCCAAAGTCCAACCATAGAAAGATGCCAAAGGCGCATCATCGTCAACGATTAAAATGCGATACGGCTCTGGTGCTTGCGGCACCGTCAGCAAATCCAGCGCATCAATCAATTCCCCAATGTTAATTGGCTTGGGAAAATACGCCTTTCCACCCGCTCTCACCGCCTGTAAACGAGCCATAAGATCGTTTCTGGCAGAAATAAACAAAACTGGCAGGGGTTGCTCGCGGTGCTGCTGGATGGCAGTAATTGTTTTGGGACCAGCAAGACTATCTTGAGGGAAAACAACATCCACAATGGCAGCGGCGGGTGGTGTTTGCGCGATCGCCTCCTCCAGTTCAGCAATTTTGTCAAAAGTGCGAACCTGATAACCAAAACAACTGATTTGCAACGCCAAATCCTGCGACAGATGCGGATCGTCTTCCACCAAAAAAATCAGCCGATTCTCTGTCCAAGGCTCTTGAGACTGCAACGGGGGGAGGTTTAGATCCAGTACACAGGTGTCCTCCACAGCGATCGCCTGTTTCAATCCTCCTACCAGCACGCAGATTTGTGCTTGCTCTTCTGCGTTTGGCAACTTTCCACTATCCAAAATCGCTTTGAATATCAGTTCCAAGGTTCGTGCCGCATTCCCTAACGCCAGCAACCCAAACGTGGCACTAGAACCCGCCAAACGGTGCATCAGGTGGTGTAGTGTTTCCAAAGGTGAGGCAGCGGCTTCTAGCAGGGACTGGGGTTGATTTGCAGAAGACGAATAGGGCTGAACATCTGAGGTGCTGAGGAGTTGACGTTCTTGATTCTCTCCTGCTCCGGGCAGGGTTTCCCCGCCCCTACATCCTGGCTCCTGCGCTACCGTTCCCTTTTGCTCAAGGCTTTCCAGCAGCTGATTCCAAATTGTTTCTATCTGCTCAATTCGACTCGGCAGTTGTTGCCTATAGGCAAGGCGTAAGGCATTGAGTTGATCTTGCGGATCTTGAAGCGCATCAATCATGGTACTGCGACCACATACGATTGAGAGTTACAGAAAGGGTCATGGGATCGAACGGCTTCGCAATCACATCCAGTACACCAAGTTGCTTATAATAAGCTACTTCATGGGTTTGCACTTTAGCAGTCAAGAAAATTACCGGAGTGCTTAAAGTTTGCGGAAGTTCCCGCAGTGCCTTCAGGGTCGTCATCCCGTCCATCCCAGGCATCATCACATCCAGCAAAATCAAATCCGGGGCAAACGTCGGTGCTTTCTGAATCGCTTCGCTCCCAGAACTACAGACTTCTACTGTAAAACCGCCGACTGCTTTCAAACCCAAGCAGGCAATGGTTTGAATATCTGGGTCATCTTCCACAAACAAGATACGAATTAAAGGTGGAGCTGTCATATTACTTTCAATGGATTAATCCTTAATTTAAACTGAGTGAGAAAAAAGAGAGCGGAGGAATCAGGGAGAGAGGCGGAATTTTCCACTTGCCTTTGAACGGGAAGGCTCATGGTTGAATAGTAAAAGTTAAGTGTCATTCGCTTATGGTTCATCTTATCTAATGAACCACAAACTACCGATTAGCCGATTTCACAAATCATATTAATTTTTACCGCCCATCTGAGAAAGTTGAATAATCAGTAGTCAAACGACATTGAACTTATTACAAATTTTCAAACTTTCCAACATTCAAAAGTTAGGAATTATTCAGAATTAAGGAGGAGAATTACTGCGTCCAATGAGAGATTTAATCGTTTCCAGCAACTGCTGATTGGAGGTGCGGGATTTGACAAGTGCCGCAGCTACGTGATGTGCCGCCTCCATGCCAACGGTATTGGCAGAGAAAATGACAGCGGGGATGGAGGAAAAAGTCTGATTATTGAGATCCGCTAGCAATTCTAGACCAGAACCATCGGGTAAACTGAGGTCAAGAATCACTAAGTCAAAAGTTTTAGAAGACAGCTTGTGTCTAGCCTCATGAAGATTTTTAGCTGAATCCATTTCGGCGATATTCTGCAAAATTGTTGAGACAACCTGAGTTAAATCTGGATCGTCCTCAACATACAAAATATGAGGCTTACTGTCTGAGTTCTGCCGAACTGCTTGCCGAACAGCTGCCATTAACCGCGCCTGATCGATTGGTTTATCCAGCCAGTCTATCACCGGCAACCCACCGCCACTGAGTTGTTCGCGCCCCTGTTGGGCTTTGGCAGAAACGACCACAATCGGGAGACTCTGAGTATTTTCATCTTCCCGCAGTTCCCGGATCAAAGAGATGCCATCTTGACCGGGTAGCGCCAAATCTACAGTCATGGCTGCATAGCAATTTTCTGACAAAAGCTGCTTGGCTTGGGCTGCATTGTAGGCGATATCAGCACTTAAACCTTCTTGTTTCAGCATCAGCGACAGCAGTGTGGCAATATCGGGATCGTCTTCACAGATCAGGATGGGGAGACTTTCCGGCGATTGGCAAGTCGGAATCTTTGAGATCCGTGCTTCGTGCCATTCTGGTAAATCGAAGTAGAAAGTCGTCCCGACATTCGTTTGAGTTTCAAAACTAATGTGTCCTCCGAGTTTTTCCACGATCGCTTTGCAGATACTTAAACCTAAGCCAGTTCCTCCCTTTTGACGGGTATCTGAGGAATCTGCTTGAGCAAATTTCTGAAAAATCCGGGGGCGAAAGTCTTCGGGAATGCCACAACCGCAGTCGGTAACGGCAACTCGGATGGTATTTGACGATTGAGGTTGACGGGAAACGGAGAGGGTGACAGTGCCATTGGGGGGAGAGAATTTGGCAGCATTGGAGATGAGGTTAGCGAGTACCTGCATCAGGCGATCGCGATCGACATTCACCAGAACATTAGACAACTCAGACTCCAGTACCAACTGCACCCCAAACTGTTCGCCATAGGCACGGTTCGCCTCCAGCGCCTGCTCTACGAGTGGCATTAGTTCCAGCGGCTGGAGATAAAAATCCATTTTGCCGGATTCAATCTTTTCAATATCTAAAATGTCATTAATCAGGAGAATCAGACGCTCGGTATTTTTATGAGCAATATTTACTAACGCCTTTGCCTCATTGGGAATTTCGCCCGCCACGCCTCCAGCAATTAAACTCAAGGAGCCGCGCACCGAGGTAAGCGGCGTCCTCAACTCATGACTGACGATAGAAACAAATTCGTTTTTCATTCGCTCCATCTCCTTGCGCTCGGTAATGTCGCGCACGATTGCCAGCACTTCATCCTCTCCGTTGACAACAACGCGAACTTCATAATCGCGCACAGAGCCTATCTCTCCGGTTGGGTAAGCAGGATTCAATGGAGCGAGCAGTTGATATTCAAAAACTTGTTTCTCGTTAGTAGACAGGGCTTTGGCGACATAATGCAGCATTTGCTGCGCTACCTCGGTGGGCAAAAACTCCTGCACAGTTTGACCGATGACTTGAGCGGGAGTGAGCGCCCGAACGTCATTTTTAGCCGCTCTGAAGTCTAGAAAGGTGCCATCTTTACGGATGCGAAACATCGAATCTGGAATCGCGTCGAGGAGGGCGCGAGTTTTGGCTTCACTTTGGCGCAGCACTTCACTTTGGCGGAGGGTTTCCTCTGCTTGGATGCGTTCAGTGATGTCGGTGGCGACGCCAATTGCGCCCATGACTTCGTTGTTGGCGTTTCGCAGGGGCGAATAGCGCACTTCAAAGGTCAATTTGCCCATTTTTACCAGTGATGTCAAGGCTCTGCCGGATAGCGCTTGCCGAACTTCTTCGAGAATCTGAGGGAAGCGGCGGTACACTTCAAAGATGGATTGACCAACCACCTTACCAGCTTGCAGTCCCAAAGTATCCAGACCGCTCCCTTCGGAAAAGGTAATGATACCCTGACGATCTAAGGCAAATAGAACGATGGGCGCACTTTTCACCACAGTCCGCAGACGTTCCTCACTATCGCGCAATGCAGTCTGAGCGACTTGCGATCGCGCAAGTTCTGCTTCCACTTGCTCGAACAAAGCGGCTTGTCGAATGGCGATCGCAATTTGCACGCTTAGCGCCTCTAGCAGTTCGACTTCCTCAAATTGCCACTGTCGCGACGATCGACAGTGATGGGCGATCAGCAGCCCCCACAAGTGGTCTCCTTGCAAAATCGGCACGACTAGATTCGCTCGCACCTGAAATCGCTCTAGCAATTCAATATGGCACGGGTTGATCTGAGCCGTGTAGATATCGTCAATGACACTGATACGACCTTGTTGATAAGCATTGGTGTAGCTTTTGGTAAAGCACGGATCTTTGATATTGCTTCCCAGAACTGCCAACCACCCATCACTCACGGACTCGACAACAACGGTGCCACTTTCATCCGGCTCAAAGCGGTACAAAATTGTTCGATCTGTCTGAAGAAACTGCCGCACTTCCTCCACGGCAGTATTTAGGACATCCTCCAGCTTCAACGATTGGCGGATACGCTCTTGCATGGCTCCTAAGAGCTGCTCTCGTCGCAGAAGTTGCCGTAAAATTGCTTCAGCCTGCTTGCGTGCGGTAATGTCGGTGTGAATTCCAATCAACCCCACCAGATTGCCATTTTCATCGGTGATGGCATCCGCTCTTAGCAAAATCAATACAGTGCGATCGCTCTTGGTACGCATCTCGACTTCACCACTCCAGCAGGAGTTGCCTTGCTTGATGGTGCTGATGACTTCACGAGCGCTATTCGGATCGCAGTAGCGGATAGATGGCCCCCCAGCCGCATTTATTTCATCTGTGGTGTATTCAAACAATTCCACAAACGCTGGATTGTGATACAGGGACTGCCCTTTGGCATTCGTAATGATGATGGCATCACTCGCATTTTCAACGGCTTTGCTAATCCGAATCAGATGTTCTTGGGCTTCCACTCGGTCGGTAATGTCCATCTGTACACCCACAAAGTTTGTGAGTTTTCCTTGGGGATTCTTTACTGGCGCAACTCGCAGTTCGTTCCAGAAAAGGGTGCCATCTTTGCGGTAATTCCGCAAGATGACATTGCACTCTTTTCCCTCCCGGATTGCTGTTCGCAACTCGGCGATCGCAGGTTGTTCGGTATCGATTCCTTGCAGGAAGCGGCAGTTGTACCCTAAAACTTCGCTCTCGGAGTACCCGGTCATTTCCTTGAAACTGGGATTGATATAAATCAGGGGATTGTCTGGCTTGCTAGCGTCGCTAATCACGATGCCGTTATTACTAGCAGCGATCGCCTTCTCCAACAGGTGCAGGTGTTCCTGTGATTGATGGGGTTGCGCGATCGCTCTCGACACAATCAATCCGCCAATTTCACCTGTGCCAGTACGCCACGGCTGTACTTCCCACCTTACCCACTCCACAGTTCCATCAGTACGGGGTAAAGATTCCTCAACCTTCTCGATGCTTCCCGCTAAACAACGCTGATGAATTGCCTGCCAACGGTCTGCTACTCCACCCTCAATTTCATAGTAAGAGCGCCCGATAATATCCTCACCAAGATTTTGCTCCGTCAGCCATCGATGGCTGAACAGCAGGTAACGCATCTCGCGATCGAACATCGCAACGGCTGCTGGCGCTTGCTGGATAAACAGTTGAAGCAGCTCTTGGTTATCGGTGTAATTCATGAGTAAGGCTGGGGGTGAGCGTGAAGTTAAAGTGACGCAGCTAAACACTTCTATTCCAATGGTGCCCAAATGCAATCTTCAGCTATCATCTGCATCACCAAATCGCTTCTTCCGGGCGCTGACAATCCTGCTCAGTGCAGGGTTCAATCCTACCTTAGCCCCTTTTTTGAGCGGGAATTAGATCGGAGGATTGGGGAGATCGAAATTGAGGGCGTTGGAGCCAAAACTCATGTCACAAGTCCATGAAATTTTGAATTTTTGGTTTGGCAAACCCGATGAGGCGGGTTATGGGAAACCCCGTAAAGTCTGGTTTACCAAAAAACCGCAGTTTGATGAGGAGATCCGAACCCGCTTCTTAGGAGACTACGAACTAGCCGCAGCGGGTCAGTTAAATCCCTGGAAGGAATCGCCCCAAAGCTGTTTAGCACTGATACTGCTATTAGATCAATTTCCCAGGAATTTGTTTCGCGGGAGTGCCCAAGCCTTCGCAACCGACAGCCTTGCCCTGTCTGCTGCACAGCACACAGTTGCCAATGGCTTCGATCGAGAACTGCTGCCAGTCCAGCGATGCTTTATTTACTTACCGTTTGAACATAGTGAAAATCTCGAACATCAGCGTCAGTCAGTGGAGTTATTTCAGCAATTGGGCGACGATCCTGACTGTATTGATTACATTTCCTACGCAGTTCGACACTTCGAGGTAATTGAACGCTTTGGGCGATTTCCCCATCGCAATCAGATTCTCGGTCGAGAGACAACGACCCAGGAGGCAGAGTTTCTTCAGCAGCCTGGGTCGTCATTTTAACGATCAAGATGCAACTGCATCTTGAATGCAACTGCATTGACTGTCTTATCGCGCTGTCCCCTACTTACGAGTTGCTCGTTAAGGAACCGGGCGCTTGGCTTGTACCTTCACCTGCAAACCCGCTGTATGCGGTTGATACTCTTTCAAGTCGATCTTGACTGGCTTGACGTTCCAAATTTCTTGGCAATACTCTTTAATCGTGCGATCTGAGGAAAATTTCCCCGTGCGAGCAACGTTGAGAATTGACATTCGAGTCCAGTGCTTCGCGTCTCGATAAGCTTGGCTGACTTCTTGCTGGCAGTCAATATACGCCTGGTAGTCAGCAAAGAGCATATAC
This genomic stretch from Coleofasciculus sp. FACHB-1120 harbors:
- a CDS encoding response regulator; its protein translation is MTAPPLIRILFVEDDPDIQTIACLGLKAVGGFTVEVCSSGSEAIQKAPTFAPDLILLDVMMPGMDGMTTLKALRELPQTLSTPVIFLTAKVQTHEVAYYKQLGVLDVIAKPFDPMTLSVTLNRMWSQYHD
- a CDS encoding fasciclin domain-containing protein, giving the protein MADIVDIAVGAGSFKTLVTAVQAAGLVDTLKSPGPFTVFAPNDDAFAKLPPGTIQTLVQNIPQLARILTYHVVPGKLMKADLEKLTSVTSVEGSPIRIDCSDGFEVKNATVLAPDIEADNGVIHVIDTVILMG
- a CDS encoding PAS domain S-box protein, which translates into the protein MNYTDNQELLQLFIQQAPAAVAMFDREMRYLLFSHRWLTEQNLGEDIIGRSYYEIEGGVADRWQAIHQRCLAGSIEKVEESLPRTDGTVEWVRWEVQPWRTGTGEIGGLIVSRAIAQPHQSQEHLHLLEKAIAASNNGIVISDASKPDNPLIYINPSFKEMTGYSESEVLGYNCRFLQGIDTEQPAIAELRTAIREGKECNVILRNYRKDGTLFWNELRVAPVKNPQGKLTNFVGVQMDITDRVEAQEHLIRISKAVENASDAIIITNAKGQSLYHNPAFVELFEYTTDEINAAGGPSIRYCDPNSAREVISTIKQGNSCWSGEVEMRTKSDRTVLILLRADAITDENGNLVGLIGIHTDITARKQAEAILRQLLRREQLLGAMQERIRQSLKLEDVLNTAVEEVRQFLQTDRTILYRFEPDESGTVVVESVSDGWLAVLGSNIKDPCFTKSYTNAYQQGRISVIDDIYTAQINPCHIELLERFQVRANLVVPILQGDHLWGLLIAHHCRSSRQWQFEEVELLEALSVQIAIAIRQAALFEQVEAELARSQVAQTALRDSEERLRTVVKSAPIVLFALDRQGIITFSEGSGLDTLGLQAGKVVGQSIFEVYRRFPQILEEVRQALSGRALTSLVKMGKLTFEVRYSPLRNANNEVMGAIGVATDITERIQAEETLRQSEVLRQSEAKTRALLDAIPDSMFRIRKDGTFLDFRAAKNDVRALTPAQVIGQTVQEFLPTEVAQQMLHYVAKALSTNEKQVFEYQLLAPLNPAYPTGEIGSVRDYEVRVVVNGEDEVLAIVRDITERKEMERMKNEFVSIVSHELRTPLTSVRGSLSLIAGGVAGEIPNEAKALVNIAHKNTERLILLINDILDIEKIESGKMDFYLQPLELMPLVEQALEANRAYGEQFGVQLVLESELSNVLVNVDRDRLMQVLANLISNAAKFSPPNGTVTLSVSRQPQSSNTIRVAVTDCGCGIPEDFRPRIFQKFAQADSSDTRQKGGTGLGLSICKAIVEKLGGHISFETQTNVGTTFYFDLPEWHEARISKIPTCQSPESLPILICEDDPDIATLLSLMLKQEGLSADIAYNAAQAKQLLSENCYAAMTVDLALPGQDGISLIRELREDENTQSLPIVVVSAKAQQGREQLSGGGLPVIDWLDKPIDQARLMAAVRQAVRQNSDSKPHILYVEDDPDLTQVVSTILQNIAEMDSAKNLHEARHKLSSKTFDLVILDLSLPDGSGLELLADLNNQTFSSIPAVIFSANTVGMEAAHHVAAALVKSRTSNQQLLETIKSLIGRSNSPP
- a CDS encoding diguanylate cyclase; its protein translation is MIDALQDPQDQLNALRLAYRQQLPSRIEQIETIWNQLLESLEQKGTVAQEPGCRGGETLPGAGENQERQLLSTSDVQPYSSSANQPQSLLEAAASPLETLHHLMHRLAGSSATFGLLALGNAARTLELIFKAILDSGKLPNAEEQAQICVLVGGLKQAIAVEDTCVLDLNLPPLQSQEPWTENRLIFLVEDDPHLSQDLALQISCFGYQVRTFDKIAELEEAIAQTPPAAAIVDVVFPQDSLAGPKTITAIQQHREQPLPVLFISARNDLMARLQAVRAGGKAYFPKPINIGELIDALDLLTVPQAPEPYRILIVDDDAPLASFYGWTLEQAGMTALVVTDPLQVMPPLIEFRPDLILMDMYMPGCDGVELAAVIRQQPAYVGIPIVFLSMETDLNKQLAAIQLGGDDFLTKPIQPNHLIASVMPRVQRSRLLRSVMVRDSLTGLLNHTTIKEQLSIEVQRGQRENTHLAFAMIDIDDFKSVNDTYGHLTGDRVLKSLSRLLQQRLRKTDITGRYGGEEFAAILPHTDGATAVQVLNRIREGFAQVRQQSDGAEFSVTFSCGIAVFPNVNEATQLNEAADKALYEAKRRGRNQVVLST
- a CDS encoding DUF924 family protein, which produces MSQVHEILNFWFGKPDEAGYGKPRKVWFTKKPQFDEEIRTRFLGDYELAAAGQLNPWKESPQSCLALILLLDQFPRNLFRGSAQAFATDSLALSAAQHTVANGFDRELLPVQRCFIYLPFEHSENLEHQRQSVELFQQLGDDPDCIDYISYAVRHFEVIERFGRFPHRNQILGRETTTQEAEFLQQPGSSF